A single Musa acuminata AAA Group cultivar baxijiao chromosome BXJ2-1, Cavendish_Baxijiao_AAA, whole genome shotgun sequence DNA region contains:
- the LOC103991612 gene encoding lysine-rich arabinogalactan protein 19-like: MAVASIRFSVLALALMSLAVVSFAQGPAAAPSKPPAPAPLTPPAAAPSKPPATAPVKPPAAAPVKPPATSPVSTPPSPAPSAKTPAASPPGPPTSASPSESPASTPASVSTPPATAPTTPAGDSGAFALPVSWTAIVAAAAAVALAL; encoded by the coding sequence ATGGCGGTCGCTTCCATCCGCTTCTCCGTGCTCGCGCTCGCCCTGATGTCGCTCGCCGTGGTTTCCTTCGCCCAGGGGCCGGCCGCCGCCCCATCGAAGCCCCCTGCTCCGGCTCCTTTGACGCCCCCCGCCGCCGCCCCATCGAAGCCTCCCGCCACGGCCCCCGTGAAGCCCCCCGCCGCCGCCCCCGTCAAACCCCCGGCCACCTCCCCCGTCTCCACTCCGCCGTCACCCGCTCCCTCAGCGAAGACCCCTGCCGCATCCCCTCCCGGCCCGCCGACCTCCGCGAGCCCCTCCGAGTCGCCCGCGTCCACACCGGCGTCGGTGTCAACCCCCCCTGCGACTGCTCCCACCACGCCAGCAGGGGATAGTGGCGCCTTCGCCCTTCCCGTCAGCTGGACCGCTATTGTGGCCGCCGCAGCTGCGGTGGCCCTCGCGCTGTAG
- the LOC103991632 gene encoding E3 ubiquitin-protein ligase ATL31-like yields MATANHRPTPALAHGTASLPLLVLTLVLVTPRCVDAQASQTPFGDSPYSGYNVKINPTIAALIIAFICGFFFLGFFSVYLRQCSSGSSSGTRPSGVVESGAVSRRTVRRGIDPEVLASFPTMAYSEAKEHKKGDDTLECAVCLSEFADEDTLRLLPRCSHVFHVDCIDIWLDTHVTCPVCRANLAEPAAADSIAAACESTPAEESGAMEEGDLEAGRPSVGYRRWHSTGHEGEEVDRYTLRLPEDIRREIFSAAGLRRAASVAEPRVRGVASGSRGYRRGWSGRWGFLLRTFSVRRRADGTAVEGSSKRVYPSVEAPLDLALGGGGKSEPIKEGTKEKEAVVTESPSSSSSSATSSAMERV; encoded by the coding sequence ATGGCGACGGCAAACCACCGCCCGACCCCAGCACTCGCCCATGGGACGGCGTCGCTTCCGCTCTTAGTGCTCACTCTGGTTCTCGTCACTCCCCGCTGTGTCGACGCTCAGGCCTCTCAAACGCCCTTCGGCGACAGCCCCTACAGCGGCTACAACGTCAAGATCAACCCCACTATCGCCGCCCTCATCATCGCCTTCATCTGTGGCTTCTTCTTCCTTGGATTCTTCTCCGTCTACCTGCGGCAGTGCAGCTCCGGCAGTTCCAGCGGGACTCGACCCTCCGGGGTTGTGGAGTCCGGCGCGGTCTCCCGTCGCACCGTGCGGCGGGGAATCGACCCGGAGGTGCTCGCTTCGTTCCCTACCATGGCGTATTCCGAGGCGAAGGAGCACAAAAAAGGGGACGATACGCTGGAGTGCGCTGTGTGCCTTTCCGAGTTCGCCGACGAAGACACCCTCCGGTTGCTCCCCAGGTGCTCTCACGTGTTCCACGTCGACTGCATCGATATCTGGCTCGACACCCACGTCACCTGCCCTGTTTGCCGTGCCAACCTCGCCGAGCCGGCGGCCGCCGACTCCATCGCCGCCGCCTGCGAGTCCACGCCTGCGGAGGAGTCCGGAGCGATGGAGGAAGGAGATCTGGAAGCGGGGCGGCCGTCGGTGGGGTACCGGAGGTGGCACTCCACGGGGCACGAGGGGGAGGAGGTAGACCGGTACACGCTGCGGCTTCCGGAGGACATAAGAAGGGAGATCTTCTCGGCAGCAGGGCTCCGGCGGGCGGCGAGTGTGGCGGAGCCACGGGTCCGCGGGGTGGCAAGCGGGAGCAGGGGGTACCGACGGGGGTGGAGCGGGCGGTGGGGATTCCTGCTGCGGACGTTCTCGGTGAGGCGGCGAGCGGATGGGACGGCCGTGGAGGGGTCGAGTAAGAGGGTCTACCCGTCCGTCGAAGCTCCCCTTGACCTTGCTCTTGGAGGAGGGGGGAAGTCCGAACCCATAAAGGAAGGAACAAAGGAGAAGGAGGCGGTGGTAACCGagtcgccgtcgtcgtcgtcgtcatctgcTACCTCCTCAGCGATGGAACGCGTTTAG
- the LOC135598067 gene encoding uncharacterized protein LOC135598067, with the protein MHHMNCSRTPIKSISKSLLSPHRRGPPVCGSSNMSMIRSLASFYRRKVYLLGQHGPRSHGIIVRHTQGLATLNRERRNHCTKMYVHSESSTDANVRQPSSHRPPPRSPLSTWARWVLGSMLTLILPFWEKKWRTLLRIEGEVEMVTDAVEEVFEVVEKVATVVEKVSSEVAERLPEEGKLKDAVLSVEHVSREAAEDAHLAKDIIHKLDEVKQEVELILESVVDAGKKVDGKK; encoded by the exons ATGCATCATATGAACTGCTCTAGAACACCCATAAAAAGCATCAGCAAGAGTCTCCTCTCTCCTCATCGAAGAGGTCCTCCTGTGTGCGGCTCATCCAACATGTCCATGATCAGATCATTGGCTTCCTTCTACCGTCGTAAGGTTTATCTCCTTGGTCAGCATGGACCTCGTTCTCACGGCATCATCGTGCGGCATACCCAAGGCCTGGCTACGCTGAATCGAGAGAGACGTAATCATTGCACAAAGATGTATGTACACAGTGAATCGAGCACTGACGCTAATGTCAGACAACCATCTTCGCACAGGCCTCCACCTCGATCGCCCCTCTCGACTTG GGCAAGATGGGTTCTCGGGTCTATGCTAACTCTGATACTACCATTCTGGGAAAAGAAATGGAGGACCTTATTGAGAATAGAAG GTGAGGTGGAGATGGTCACAGACGCAGTGGAAGAAGTGTTCGAGGTGGTGGAGAAGGTGGCAACTGTTGTGGAGAAGGTCTCATCGGAGGTGGCAGAGAGGCTTCCTGAGGAGGGGAAGCTAAAAGATGCAGTGTTATCAGTCGAGCATGTATCGCGAGAAGCTGCAGAAGATGCTCACCTTGCAAAGGACATCATTCATAAG TTGGATGAAGTGAAACAGGAGGTGGAGTTGATCTTGGAGTCCGTCGTCGACGCAGGGAAGAAGGTAGATGGAAAGAAATAG